The sequence TCAGCGCGCCGATCGGTTATCTGTTTCGGCCATACATCGTCTACCGCAGCCGCGACGTCGCAAGGAGGAATCAACCGATGGGTTCACGACCGCAACGGAGGGGCTGGTGAGAATCCGCGCGGCCCTGCTCGGCGCCCTTGGCTGTATCTGCCTCGCTGCGCCGGCTCACGCCGATCCCTCGGAGACCGACACCGCCTTCCTGGTGTCCCTGCGGGCCGCCGGCATCACCTACACCAACGCTGACCAGGCCATTATCACCGCCAAGTTGGTGTGCGGCTTGATCGCCGAGGGCAAGCCGAGCCCGGAGGTGTTGGAGGGTCTCAAGGCCCGCAACCCGGGCCTGACGACTGAGCACGGAACCCAGTTCGTGGGGATCGCCGCCCAGTCGTACTGCCCGGACCAGCTGGTGCGCAACGGCGCGGCGGTCACACCCTGACGGACCGGCCGGAGCAACCCATGCAGGTCGTGATTCCGGAGTGGATGCAGCCGATCTACGACAACTTTCACTACGCGCCAGCCGTCATCGTCGGCGATCAGCTGCGCTGCTCGGGCATGATCGGGATCCGGCCCGACCTGAGCGTTCCGGAGGACCCGACCGAACAGATCACCCTGGCCTTCGAGAATCTGCGCGGGCTGCTCGGCGAGGTGGGTCTCACCTTCGCCGATGTGGTTGAGATGACCACTTACCACGTCGGGCTCTCTGAGCAGATCGACCGATTCGTCGCCGTCAAGGACACCTTCGTGTCCGCCCCGTACCCCGCGTGGACGGCCGTCGGCATTTCCGAACTGGCCATCCCCGGGGCGGTGGTTGAAATCCGGATCACCGCACGCCTGAGCTGAGCTGCGCGCGCAGGCGCTGGTCGGCATAAAGTTACAGACGTGCCACTGCCTGACGACGTCTATTCCCGGCTGCTTGCGTTCCGCACGCGGCTGCGGCGCTTTGAGCGGTGGAGCGCCGACCAGGCGCAAGCGGCCGGACTCACCCCGGCACAGCACCAATTGCTGCTGGCGGTGCGCGGCCACAGCGACTCGCGGGGGCCGACGGTCGGCGACATCGCGGAGTACCTGCTGTTGCGCCACCACAGTGCCGGAGAGCTGATCCAGCGGGCCGAAGCCGCCGGCCTGGTCACCCGGGTCCGCGACAGCGGCGACCAGCGGGTGATCCGGCTGCAGCTCACCGAAACGGCGGCGCAGTGTCTGCAATCGCTGACCGAACTGCACCTCAAGGAGCTCGAGAGGTTCTCCGCGGAGTCCTCCCTCGGGCTGTGACGTCGCTTTCACGTTTTCGCGATTGACAGGGTGCGCTGGCAGAATCGCCCGGTGAACTTTCGTAACGTCGCCATCGTCGCGCACGTAGACCACGGCAAGACGACTCTGGTCGACGCCATGCTCCGCCAGTCCGGCGCCCTGCAGGAACGCGGCGAGGCCGCCGACCGGGTGATGGACTCCGGTGACCTGGAGCGGGAAAAGGGAATCACCATCCTGGCCAAGAACACGGCCGTGCATCGCCACAACCCCGACGGAACCGTCACCGTCATCAATGTGATCGACACCCCGGGCCACGCCGACTTCGGCGGCGAGGTAGAACGCGGGTTGTCCATGGTCGACGGCGTGGTACTGCTGGTGGACGCCTCCGAGGGTCCGCTGCCGCAGACCCGGTTCGTGCTGCGCAAGGCGCTGGCCGCGCACCTGCCGGTGATCCTGGTGGTCAACAAGACCGACCGGCCCGACGCCCGGATCGCCGAGGTGGTCGACGCCAGCCACGACCTGCTGCTCGACGTGGCCAGCGACCTGGACGACGAGGCGCAGGCCGCTGCCGAGCACGCGCTGGGGCTGCCCACGCTGTACGCCTCGGGCCGGGCCGGGGTGGCGAGCACGGTAGCGCCGGCCGACGGCCAGGTTCCCGATGGCGAGAACCTCGACCCGCTGTTCGACGTGCTGCTCGAGCACGTCCCGCCGCCCTCGGGCGACCCGGAGGCGCCGCTGCAGGCGCTGGTCACCAACCTCGATGCCTCGCCGTTCCTGGGCCGGCTCGCCCTGATCCGGGTCTACAACGGCCGCATCCGTAAGGGCCAGCAGGTCGCCTGGATGCGCGAGGTCGACGGCGAACCGGTGACCGCAGGCGCGAAGATCACCGAACTGCTGGTGACCGAGGGGGTTGAGCGCACGCCCACCGACGAAGCCGAAGCCGGCGACATCGTCGCCGTCGCCGGGATCCCCGACATCATGATCGGTGACACCCTGGCCGATCTGGCCACCCCGGTCGCGCTGCCGCGCATCACCGTCGACGAGCCGGCGATCTCGGTGACGATCGGAACCAACACCTCGCCGCTGGCGGGCAAGGTCTCCGGCCACAAACTGACCGCGCGGATGGTCAAGACGCGTCTGGACACCGAGCTGATCGGCAACGTCTCGGTCCGGGTCGTCGACATCGGCCGTCCCGACGCCTGGGAGGTCCAAGGCCGTGGCGAGCTGGCGCTGGCCATCCTCGTCGAGCAGATGCGCCGCGAGGGCTTCGAGCTGACCGTCGGCAAGCCGCAGGTGGTGACGCGCAAGGTCGACGGCAAGGTGCACGAGCCGTTCGAGCACCTCACCGTCGACTGTCCCGAGGAGTACGTCGGCGCCATCACCCAGTTGGCGGCGGCACGCAAGGGCCGGATGACCGAGATGGCCAACCACACCACCGGGTGGGTGCGGATGGAGTTCATCATCCCCAGCCGCGGCCTGATCGGTTGGCGCACAGACTTTCTCACCGAGACCCGCGGCACCGGCATCGCCAACGCGGTGTTCGAGGGCTACCAGCCGTGGGCCGGCGAGATCCGCGCTCGGCACACCGGGTCGCTGGTCTCGGACCGGGCCGGCACCATCACCCCGTTCGCGCTGATCCAGTTGGCGGACCGTGGGCAGTTCTTCGTCGAGCCGGGCCAGGACACCTATCAGGGCATGGTGGTCGGCATCAACCCGCGGGCCGAGGACCTCGACATCAATGTCACCAAGGAGAAGAAGCTGACCAACATGCGGTCATCGACGGCCGACGTGATGGAGACGCTGGCCCGCCCGATCGAGCTCGATCTGGAGCAGGCGATGGAGTTCTGCGCGGCCGACGAGTGCGTCGAGGTCACCCCGGAGGTGGTCCGGGTGCGCAAGGTCGAACTGGACTCGACGCTGCGGGCGCGCAGCCGGGCACGGGCCAAGAACCTCTAGGGTTGGGCGCGGTTTTGCGCGCTGCGCGACGGTCTTCGCGTCGAAATCGCCGCCCGGATACCCTGGTGGCCGTGCCGAGACCAGCCCGCCGAGCCCGTGTCACGGCGGCAGCGCTGGCTTGCGTGATGCTGCTGTTGGTGTCGGGGTGCACGGTCAACCCGCCACCGGCGCCACAGAGCACCGAGACCCCGAAAAGCGCTCCGCCACCGCCGAAGCGGATCAGCCAGATCATCATGGGCATCGACTCCATCGGGGCCGGCTTCAATCCCCATCTGCGCTCGGACCTGTCGGCGGTCACCGCGGCGATCAGCGCGTTGGTGCTGCCCAGCGCGTTTCGGCCCGTCCCGGACTCCAGCACGCCCACCGGGTCGCGGTGGGAGATGGACCCGACCCTGTTGGTGTCGGCCACGGTGACTTCCGAGGCGCCGTTCACGGTGACCTACCGGATCCGCCCCGAGGCGTCCTGGACCGACAACGCGCCGATCGCCGCCGACGACTTCTGGTACCTGTGGCAGCAGATGGTCAGCCAGCCCGGCGTCGTCGATCCGGCCGGTTATGACCTGATCACCGGCGTGCACTCCGTCGAAGGCGGCAAGCAGGTGGTGGTGACCTTCGCCAAGCCGTACCCGGCTTGGCGGGAGCTGTTCAACAACATCCTTCCGGCGCACATCGTCAAGGACGTGCCCGGTGGTTTCCCGGCCGGGCTGGCCCGGGCGCTGCCGGTCACCGGTGGCCAGTTCCGGGTGGAGAACATCGACCCGCAGCGCGACGCGATCCTGCTCGCCCGTAATGACCGCTACTGGGGCCCGCCGGCCAAACCGGACCTGGTCCTGTTCCGCCGCGCCGGCTCAGCGGCAGCGCTGGCCGACTCCATCCGCAACGGGGACACCCAGGTGGCCCAGGTGCACGGCGGCTCGGCGGCGTTCGCTCAGCTGTCGGTGATCCCCAGCGTGCAGACCACCCGGGTGGTCACGCCCCGAATCATGCAGCTCGCGCTGCGGGCAGCGGACCCCAAACTGGCCGATGTACGGGTGCGCCGGGCCGTTCTGGGACTGCTCGACGTCGGCCTGCTGGCCACGGTGGGCGCCGGCAGCGACAACACCGTCACCTTGGACCAGGCCCAGATCCGTACCCCCAGCGATCCCGGCTACGTGCCCACCGCGCCGCCGGCCATGTCCGAATCGGCGGCGCTGGCGCTGCTGCAGGCGGCCGGCTACCGCGTCGAAAAGGATGCGCCGCCGTCCGCGCTGGTTCCACCGGCCGGCTCGGCCACCGGCGTGCCGCACCCGCCGGAGATCACCCGGGGGCGGATCAGCAAGGGCGGCGAGCAGTTGTCCTTGGTCATCGGGGTGGCGGCCAACGACCCCACCTCGCTGGCCGTGGCCAACACCGCCGCCGACCAGCTGCGCAACGTCGGCATTGCCGCGACGGTGCTCGCGCTCGACCCGGTGAAGCTCTACCGGGAAGCGCTGGTCACCCACCAGGTCGATGCGATCGTCGGCTGGCAGCAGGCCGGCGGCGACCTGGCGACGCTGCTGGCTTCGCGCTACGGCTGCGGTGCGCTGGCGCCCACCACCGTGCCCACCTCGGGCACCCCGGTTCCGGCGCCTTCGACAACTCCGCCGCAGTCCCCGGCGCCCGCACCGGCCACCCCGACCTCGAAGGCACCGCCGCGCACCCCCGCGCCAGGCGCGCTGGTACAGGCTCCGTCGAACATCACCGGCGTCTGCGACCATGCCATCCAGGCCGAGATCGACGCCGCCCTCGACGGCAGCAAACCCATCGGCGAGGTGATCGCCGCCGTTGAGCCGCGGCTGTGGAATATGGCGACGGTGCTGCCCATCCTGCAGGACACCACGATCGTGGCCGTCGGCCCGAGCGTGACCAATGTCAGCCTGACCGGCGCGGTACCGGTGGGCATCGTGGGCGAGGCCGGGAACTGGATCAAGCTGCCCTGATGCTGCCCTAGCGGTGTGCTGCGGGCGCTACGTTCGGCCCAGCCGGAATCGGTATTAACGATGTCTTGTGCACAGACAATTCTTGGGTAAGATTAAGCAAACCTGCGCGGGACTCGTCGGAGGGGATTTGTCAATGGAACACCTCGCTCGCCGTTGCGCCACAGTGGCAGCCGCAGCTCTGGGTGTCAGCGGCCTGGTTGCAGTGCTGACGTCGATGACCCCTGCCCTGCCCGACGTACAGATTCGCGACATCGACCTGGCTGCGGCAAACCTCGACGTGACCCCGGGCCTGGACGTGATCGAAAATCACGTCCGCCCGGATTTCGTCGGCAGCGGCGGTGCTGACGGCCCGTACATCAACCTGGGTTCGCTGCTCTTCGGGGGCGGCGACGACGCCTACGGGGTCGGCTCGGCGTTCAATGCGGGCGACCTGGACGCGACGGTGTTGAACGAGTTGACCGGCGGCAGCTTCGATCCGCAGAACCTGCCGCTCGGCGCGCCTTTCACGCCTGACCTCAGCGGGCTGGAGCTCCCGGGTGCCGGCGCGTTCAGCGGCGGAACCGAGCAGACCGCCAACACCGCCGCGGCCGACGCGGTAGCCAACTTCAGCCTCCTGCTGCAGGGGCTCCCGGACCCGCAGCAGACGTTGAGCGCCGCCGTCATCGCGATGGAGTCAGGGTTCAACAGTGCCCTGGTCGCAGCGCAGCAGGCCGCCGCCGAGCGGCTGTTCGGCGACAACCCTGAGTTCAACGACGTGGTGAACTGGATCTTCAGCCTCAACAACACGGTGCTGGCGCAGAATGAGGCCGCGTTCAACGACCTGATGGGCATCAGCTTCGACACCCACGACAGCCTGCTCGGGCACTTCGACCCGGCGATCCTCGACGCCGACTGGACCACCATGCTCGGGTTGAGCCCAGACACGTTCAACGACATCGTCGACGCCATCCAGGGCGACAACCTCGCGCTGCTGTTGGGCAGCATCGACTGGGATGGGCTGTTCGCCGGTCTGTTCTGATCGGTTCGAGGGCCGCCGATCCATTCGGCCGTGCGGCGATAGGGTTTTGGCGTGTCGGATCCGATTCCACGGTTGCTGTTCGTGCATGCCCACCCCGATGACGAAACCCTGACGACCGGGGCGACGATCGCCCACTACGCCGCCCGCGGCGCCGACGTGCACGTGGTGACCTGCACGCTGGGGGAGGAGGGTGAGGTCATCGGGGAACGCTGGGCGCACCTGGCGGTGGCGGCGGCCGACCAGTTGGGTGGATACCGGATCGGGGAGCTGACGGCGGCGCTGCGGGCGCTGGGGGTCGGCCCACCGGAGTTTCTCGGCGGGGCCGGCCGCTGGCGCGACTCGGGAATGACCGGCACCCCGGCGCGGCGACAGCAGCGGTTCATCGACGCCGACGACACCGAGACCGTCGCGGCGCTGGCCACCGTCATCCGCAGGCTGCGCCCGCACGTCGTCGTCAGCTATGACCCGAGCGGTGGTTACGGCCATCCCGACCACATACATGCGCATCACATCACCACTGCGGCGCTGGCCGCAGCGGCAGACGACGCCGACGGCTCCGAATCGGGATGGGCCACGCCGAAGTTCTACTGGACGGTGACCGCCGGCAGCACCAGGCGAACCGCCCTGGAAGAACTGCGGGACGCCGATCGGCTGCCGCAGTGGACGCTGCCGGGCGAGGAGGCGGTCGGGGACTTCCCCGACGACCGGATCGATGCGGTGATCGAGGCCGCTGAGGCTCGCGCGGCCAAGGTGGCAGCCATGAACGCCCACGCCACCCAGATCACCGTCGGGCCGACCGGCCGGGCGTTTGCGCTGTCGAACAACGTGGTCCAGCCGATCTTGGACGCTGAACATTACGTGCTGGCCGCCGGTGCGGCCGGTCCGCGCGACGCGCGGGGATGGGAAACCGATCTCCTGGCCGGACTTCGGCTCGGCGACGACGGCCACCGGGTAAGCTCCTGCTGAGCAGTTTTTGTAGCGGCAAGGACTTAGGTGGTTTAGGCATGGATCCCGATCTGGACCCGAACTTGGAGCACTGGCAGTGGTGGCTCGACAGCTACCAGTGGATGGTCGGTTCGTTGGTCAGCCAGCTGGAGAGCATCCCCACTTGAGCCCCGTCGCGTCGCTCACCGAGCCCGCGATGCCCACTGATACGCCGGCCTTCACCTTCATCGTGCTGGCCCTGCTAGCCCTTGACGGCGTGCTCTGCGCCGTGGCCACCGCGCTGCTGTTGCCCACGCATATCGGTGCCATTCCGTTTCCGCTCAGTGCCCTGGTCGGGGGCCTGGTCAACGCCGGCCTGGTGTGGGTGGCGCTGCGTTGCACGCCGTCGCTGCGGTTGGCCGCGCTGCCGCTGTGGACCTGGCTGCTGACGATCGCGCTGATGACCCTCGGCGGCCCGGGAGACGACCTGATCTTTGCCGACCGCGGCGTGATGGCCTACGGCGTGCTGCTGATGATCGTGCTGGGCAGCGCGCCGCCCGGGTGGGTGCTGTGGCGGCGCCGCCAGGCGCTGGCCGCACCGTCGACGGTCAGGTGACGCTGGCGGACCGTGGGCCGCGGTGTGCGCTCGCCGGCCCGGTTGGCGCGGCGGCTACTGTGGCGCTTATGGCATGCGCGAGATTCCGGATGCGGGTGGCGCGCGGATGACGAACTCGTCGGCCCTGCGCCGCGTCCTGCGACGGGCCCGCGACGGCGTGCTCCTCAATGTCGAGGAAACCGCGATCGCCATGACCGCTCGTGGCAGTGACCTGGCCGACCTGTGTGCCAGCGCCGCTCGGGTCCGAGACGCCGGATTGGTGTCCGGCGGCCGGCGCGGGCCGGGCGGACGGCTGCCGGTGAGCTACTCGCGCAAGGTGTTCATCCCGGTCACGCACCTGTGCCGGGACACCTGCCACTACTGCACCTTCGTCACCGTGCCCGGCGTGCTGCGAGCCCAGGGCAAGCAGATGTACCTGGGGCCCGACGAGATCCTCGACATCGCCCGCCGCGGCGCCGAGTTGGGTTGTAAAGAGGCGCTGTTCACCCTGGGGGACCGGCCCGAGGACCGCTGGCCCGAGGCGCGACAGTGGCTCGACGAGCGCGGCTATGACAGCACCTTGGCCTACGTGCGGGCGATGGCCATCCGGGTGCTGGAGGAGACCGGGCTGCTGCCGCACCTCAACCCCGGGGTGATGAGCTGGTCGGAGATGTCGCGGCTCAAGCCGGTGGCGCCGTCGATGGGCATGATGCTCGAGACCACCTCCCGGCGGCTGTTCGAGACAAAAGGCCTGGCGCACTACGGCAGCCCGGACAAGGACCCGGTGGTGCGTCTGCGCACGCTGGCCGACGCGGGCCGACTCTCGATCCCGTTCACCACCGGCCTGCTGGTCGGCATCGGCGAGACGGTCGCCGAGCGTGCCGACACCTTGCACGCGATCCGCAAGGTGCACAAGGAGTTCGGGCACATTCAGGAAGTCATCGTGCAGAACTTCCGGGCCAAGGAGCACACCGCGATGGCGGCGGTGCCGGACGCGGGTTTCGAGGATTTCCTGGCCACCGTAGCGGCGACCCGGCTGGTGCTGGGCCCCAAGATGCGGGTGCAGGCGCCGCCCAACCTGGTGTCGGCCGAGGAATGCCTGGCGTTGATCGGCGCCGGGGTCGACGACTGGGGCGGGGTGTCACCACTGACCCCCGACCATGTCAATCCGGAGCGGCCCTGGCCCGCGCTGGACGACCTGGCCGCGATCACCGAACGGGCCGGCTATGACCTGGTGCAGCGGCTTACCGCCCAGCCCGACTACGTGCTGGCCGGCGCGGCGTGGATCGATCCGCGAGTGCGCCCGCACGTGGCGGCGCTGGCCGACCCGGACACCGGCTGGGCCCGCGACATCAATCCGGTCGGGCTGGCCTGGCAGGAGCCCGACGACGTGCAGTCCGCCGGCCGGGTGGACCTGCACACCGCGATCGACGTCGACGGCCGAGTCACCGAGACGCGCAGTGATCTGGGCAGTGCGTTCGGGGACTGGGAGTCGATTCGCGAACAGATCCACGACCTGGCCGCCCGTGCGCCGGAACGCGTGGACACCGATGTGCTGGCGGCGCTGCGTTCCGCCGAACGCGACCCGGCCGGCTGCACCGACGCCGAGTACCTGGCATTGGCCACCGCCGACGGACCGGCCATGGATGCCGTTGCCGCACTGGCAGACTCGCTGCGCCGCGACGCCGTCGGCGACGATGTGACCTACGTGGTCAACCGCAACATCAACTTCACCAACATCTGCTACGTCGGTTGCCGGTTCTGTGCGTTCGCCCAGCGCAAGGGGGACGCCGACGCCTTTTCGCTGTCGAACGCCGAGGTCGGCGAACGCGCCTACGAGGCGCACCTGGCGGGCGCCACCGAGGTCTGCATGCAGGGCGGCATCGACCCGGAGCTGCCGGTCACCGGTTACGCCGATCTGGTCCGCGCGGTCAAGGCGCGGGTGCCCTCGATGCACGTGCACGCGTTCTCGCCGATGGAGATCACCAACGGAGTGTCCAAGAGCGGCTTGAGCATTCGGGAATGGCTGATCAGCCTGCGCGAGGCGGGCCTGGGCAGCATTCCGGGCACCGCAGCGGAGATTCTCGACGACGAGATCCGCTGGGTGCTGACCAAAGGCAAGCTGCCGACGTCGATGTGGGTGGAGGTGGTCAGCACCGCGCACGAGGTGGGCCTGCGGTCCAGCTCGACCATGATGTACGGCCACATCGACTCCCCGCGGCACTGGGTCGGGCACATGCGGGTGCTGCGCGATATCCAGGACCGCACAGGTGGTTTCACCGAGTTCGTGCCGCTGCCGTTCGTGCATCAGAGTTCGCCGCTGTACCTGGCCGGCGGGGCGCGGCCCGGCCCGAGTCATCGCGACAACCGCGCAGTACATGCGTTGGCGCGGATCATGCTGCACGGTCGGATCCCCAACATCCAGACCAGCTGGGTCAAGTTGGGGGTGGAGCGCACCCAGGTGATGCTCAATGGCGGCGCCAACGACCTGGGCGGCACCCTGATGGAGGAGACCATCTCCCGGATGGCCGGCTCCGAGCACGGTTCGGCCAAGACCATCGCGGAGCTGACGGCGATCGCCGAGGGTATCGGCCGCCCGGCTCGGCAGCGCACCACCGACTACGCGCCGCTGCCGGCCTAGCCTCCGCTGAGATCAGGCGGGCGGCGGACCCGACCAGCCGTTAGAGCCGGTGGCGCCGGTCTTGCCGTCGGCACCGTTCAGACCTAGGTTCCCGACGCTGCCCTTATAGCCGCCCGAGGGTATTTCACCCGCAGCGCCTCTGGCTCCGCCGCTTCCGCCCGCTCCGCCGGTTCCCCCTATGCCGCCTGTGCCGCCTTCACCGTGCGCGCCATCGTTGCCGGCGCCGAGGGCGATGCCGCCTGCGCCGCCGGCGCCACCTGCGCCGCCGGCGCCGCCGTCCCCACCGGCTCCGCCGTTCCCACCGTCGCCGCCGTTACCGCTGATGGAGCAGCCGCAAATCCCCCTCCCGTCGCCGCCGTTGCCGCCGTTGCCGCCGTTTCCGCCGCTGTCGCCGTTTCCACCTGCGGCGCCGTTTCCGCCGGCTCCACCGATGCCGCCGTCGCCGCGGATCACACCGCCGGCTCCACCGGTCCCTCCAGCTCCGCCCGCCCCTCCAGCCGTTCCGGCGGCGCCGTCTCCGCCCGCG is a genomic window of Mycolicibacter heraklionensis containing:
- a CDS encoding ABC transporter family substrate-binding protein, whose product is MAVPRPARRARVTAAALACVMLLLVSGCTVNPPPAPQSTETPKSAPPPPKRISQIIMGIDSIGAGFNPHLRSDLSAVTAAISALVLPSAFRPVPDSSTPTGSRWEMDPTLLVSATVTSEAPFTVTYRIRPEASWTDNAPIAADDFWYLWQQMVSQPGVVDPAGYDLITGVHSVEGGKQVVVTFAKPYPAWRELFNNILPAHIVKDVPGGFPAGLARALPVTGGQFRVENIDPQRDAILLARNDRYWGPPAKPDLVLFRRAGSAAALADSIRNGDTQVAQVHGGSAAFAQLSVIPSVQTTRVVTPRIMQLALRAADPKLADVRVRRAVLGLLDVGLLATVGAGSDNTVTLDQAQIRTPSDPGYVPTAPPAMSESAALALLQAAGYRVEKDAPPSALVPPAGSATGVPHPPEITRGRISKGGEQLSLVIGVAANDPTSLAVANTAADQLRNVGIAATVLALDPVKLYREALVTHQVDAIVGWQQAGGDLATLLASRYGCGALAPTTVPTSGTPVPAPSTTPPQSPAPAPATPTSKAPPRTPAPGALVQAPSNITGVCDHAIQAEIDAALDGSKPIGEVIAAVEPRLWNMATVLPILQDTTIVAVGPSVTNVSLTGAVPVGIVGEAGNWIKLP
- a CDS encoding MarR family winged helix-turn-helix transcriptional regulator, translating into MPLPDDVYSRLLAFRTRLRRFERWSADQAQAAGLTPAQHQLLLAVRGHSDSRGPTVGDIAEYLLLRHHSAGELIQRAEAAGLVTRVRDSGDQRVIRLQLTETAAQCLQSLTELHLKELERFSAESSLGL
- a CDS encoding bifunctional FO biosynthesis protein CofGH, yielding MREIPDAGGARMTNSSALRRVLRRARDGVLLNVEETAIAMTARGSDLADLCASAARVRDAGLVSGGRRGPGGRLPVSYSRKVFIPVTHLCRDTCHYCTFVTVPGVLRAQGKQMYLGPDEILDIARRGAELGCKEALFTLGDRPEDRWPEARQWLDERGYDSTLAYVRAMAIRVLEETGLLPHLNPGVMSWSEMSRLKPVAPSMGMMLETTSRRLFETKGLAHYGSPDKDPVVRLRTLADAGRLSIPFTTGLLVGIGETVAERADTLHAIRKVHKEFGHIQEVIVQNFRAKEHTAMAAVPDAGFEDFLATVAATRLVLGPKMRVQAPPNLVSAEECLALIGAGVDDWGGVSPLTPDHVNPERPWPALDDLAAITERAGYDLVQRLTAQPDYVLAGAAWIDPRVRPHVAALADPDTGWARDINPVGLAWQEPDDVQSAGRVDLHTAIDVDGRVTETRSDLGSAFGDWESIREQIHDLAARAPERVDTDVLAALRSAERDPAGCTDAEYLALATADGPAMDAVAALADSLRRDAVGDDVTYVVNRNINFTNICYVGCRFCAFAQRKGDADAFSLSNAEVGERAYEAHLAGATEVCMQGGIDPELPVTGYADLVRAVKARVPSMHVHAFSPMEITNGVSKSGLSIREWLISLREAGLGSIPGTAAEILDDEIRWVLTKGKLPTSMWVEVVSTAHEVGLRSSSTMMYGHIDSPRHWVGHMRVLRDIQDRTGGFTEFVPLPFVHQSSPLYLAGGARPGPSHRDNRAVHALARIMLHGRIPNIQTSWVKLGVERTQVMLNGGANDLGGTLMEETISRMAGSEHGSAKTIAELTAIAEGIGRPARQRTTDYAPLPA
- the mshB gene encoding N-acetyl-1-D-myo-inositol-2-amino-2-deoxy-alpha-D-glucopyranoside deacetylase yields the protein MSDPIPRLLFVHAHPDDETLTTGATIAHYAARGADVHVVTCTLGEEGEVIGERWAHLAVAAADQLGGYRIGELTAALRALGVGPPEFLGGAGRWRDSGMTGTPARRQQRFIDADDTETVAALATVIRRLRPHVVVSYDPSGGYGHPDHIHAHHITTAALAAAADDADGSESGWATPKFYWTVTAGSTRRTALEELRDADRLPQWTLPGEEAVGDFPDDRIDAVIEAAEARAAKVAAMNAHATQITVGPTGRAFALSNNVVQPILDAEHYVLAAGAAGPRDARGWETDLLAGLRLGDDGHRVSSC
- a CDS encoding DUF732 domain-containing protein; this translates as MRIRAALLGALGCICLAAPAHADPSETDTAFLVSLRAAGITYTNADQAIITAKLVCGLIAEGKPSPEVLEGLKARNPGLTTEHGTQFVGIAAQSYCPDQLVRNGAAVTP
- a CDS encoding RidA family protein, whose translation is MQVVIPEWMQPIYDNFHYAPAVIVGDQLRCSGMIGIRPDLSVPEDPTEQITLAFENLRGLLGEVGLTFADVVEMTTYHVGLSEQIDRFVAVKDTFVSAPYPAWTAVGISELAIPGAVVEIRITARLS
- the typA gene encoding translational GTPase TypA; the protein is MNFRNVAIVAHVDHGKTTLVDAMLRQSGALQERGEAADRVMDSGDLEREKGITILAKNTAVHRHNPDGTVTVINVIDTPGHADFGGEVERGLSMVDGVVLLVDASEGPLPQTRFVLRKALAAHLPVILVVNKTDRPDARIAEVVDASHDLLLDVASDLDDEAQAAAEHALGLPTLYASGRAGVASTVAPADGQVPDGENLDPLFDVLLEHVPPPSGDPEAPLQALVTNLDASPFLGRLALIRVYNGRIRKGQQVAWMREVDGEPVTAGAKITELLVTEGVERTPTDEAEAGDIVAVAGIPDIMIGDTLADLATPVALPRITVDEPAISVTIGTNTSPLAGKVSGHKLTARMVKTRLDTELIGNVSVRVVDIGRPDAWEVQGRGELALAILVEQMRREGFELTVGKPQVVTRKVDGKVHEPFEHLTVDCPEEYVGAITQLAAARKGRMTEMANHTTGWVRMEFIIPSRGLIGWRTDFLTETRGTGIANAVFEGYQPWAGEIRARHTGSLVSDRAGTITPFALIQLADRGQFFVEPGQDTYQGMVVGINPRAEDLDINVTKEKKLTNMRSSTADVMETLARPIELDLEQAMEFCAADECVEVTPEVVRVRKVELDSTLRARSRARAKNL